From Zavarzinella sp., one genomic window encodes:
- a CDS encoding type II secretion system F family protein, whose product MAVSLAEMTPIIIFVTVVGMVWALVTLFSKKQSKAEERFLRMGQGRPVEEEPESAKRFAGLREAIAQLGVAVEGKSDLEKNKLKTRLANAGFRSESAPLIYNGLRVLIIGLVLIPTAGVMLLTEGFTQNALIYSLLAGGLGFYIPQIGLHMLVSGRKKEIFLTLPDALDLLVVCVESGLGLDAAMRKVTEEMKDHAKTITEELNIANVQLQMGRTKREVLHDLGVRTGVDDVKALAAILIQADRFGSSIAQALRVQSDSMRTRRRQIAEEKAAKTAVQLIFPLVLFIFPAIFVVLVGPAAIQIQKGLLKGG is encoded by the coding sequence ATGGCTGTATCCCTGGCGGAAATGACCCCCATCATCATCTTTGTAACGGTGGTGGGGATGGTTTGGGCACTGGTAACCTTGTTCAGCAAAAAGCAGAGCAAGGCAGAAGAGCGGTTCCTGCGAATGGGTCAGGGCCGCCCCGTGGAAGAGGAACCCGAATCTGCCAAACGCTTTGCTGGTTTGCGGGAAGCAATTGCCCAACTGGGCGTGGCAGTGGAAGGAAAATCCGACCTGGAAAAAAATAAGCTGAAAACCCGGCTGGCAAATGCTGGTTTTCGAAGTGAATCGGCACCGCTGATCTATAACGGTCTGCGGGTGCTGATCATCGGTCTGGTATTGATCCCCACTGCGGGGGTGATGCTGCTTACCGAAGGATTTACACAGAACGCTCTGATTTACAGCCTGTTAGCGGGTGGATTAGGATTTTACATCCCCCAGATTGGCCTGCACATGCTGGTATCGGGACGCAAAAAGGAGATTTTTCTCACACTTCCGGACGCACTTGACCTCCTGGTGGTGTGCGTGGAATCCGGGCTTGGTCTGGATGCTGCCATGAGAAAAGTTACCGAAGAAATGAAGGATCATGCAAAAACTATTACCGAAGAGCTGAACATTGCCAATGTTCAGTTGCAAATGGGCCGAACTAAAAGGGAAGTGTTACACGATCTGGGTGTGCGGACCGGTGTGGACGATGTGAAAGCACTTGCTGCTATTCTGATCCAGGCCGACCGTTTTGGTTCCAGTATTGCCCAGGCACTGCGGGTGCAATCGGATTCGATGCGGACCCGCCGCCGACAGATTGCGGAAGAAAAAGCTGCCAAAACTGCCGTGCAGCTCATCTTCCCACTGGTGTTGTTTATTTTCCCGGCAATCTTTGTTGTGCTGGTAGGACCAGCTGCAATTCAGATTCAGAAGGGTTTGTTGAAAGGTGGTTAA
- a CDS encoding type II secretion system F family protein, translated as MSPLILALLVFIGVSGLIGGIALVLTKGLSPQTRAIDRLNTVVGYGGRADDTSADLMIRNALQEVRSGNLLERLTPDFLRVSKMFEQADVSIKPSALFGIALGLALVGALLSAAFANIYVAPVGAAMLGVLPFGWLWFKRASRLKAFAGQLPEAMELTARALRAGHALSSGLHTVSNEMPNPIAKEFKRVYEEQNYGVAIEEALFNMCERVPNLDLKFFVTSVAIQRQTGGDLAEILDRIGYVIRERFKILGQVKALTAEGRLSGIVLIAMPIGLFIMMLFMKPDYISLLWTDPMGVQMSVGAIVLMLIGSYAIKKIIDIKV; from the coding sequence ATGAGTCCACTGATTTTAGCGTTGTTAGTTTTTATCGGCGTATCCGGCCTGATTGGTGGGATTGCCCTTGTATTGACCAAAGGTCTGTCCCCCCAGACCCGGGCAATCGATCGACTGAATACAGTTGTGGGTTACGGCGGACGTGCTGATGATACTTCTGCAGACTTGATGATCCGTAATGCACTGCAGGAAGTTCGCAGTGGGAATCTGCTGGAACGGTTGACACCGGATTTTCTGCGTGTGTCGAAAATGTTCGAGCAGGCGGATGTGTCGATCAAGCCTTCCGCACTGTTTGGAATTGCGTTGGGGCTTGCTCTGGTGGGTGCTCTGCTCAGTGCAGCATTTGCCAATATTTATGTGGCACCCGTTGGTGCGGCAATGCTGGGTGTGCTGCCGTTTGGCTGGCTCTGGTTCAAGCGGGCTTCCCGCTTGAAAGCGTTTGCCGGACAATTGCCGGAAGCGATGGAATTAACCGCACGGGCGTTGCGGGCAGGACATGCACTGTCCTCTGGCCTGCACACGGTATCCAATGAGATGCCCAACCCGATTGCGAAGGAATTCAAGCGAGTATACGAAGAACAGAATTATGGGGTCGCGATCGAAGAAGCATTATTCAATATGTGCGAACGAGTGCCGAACCTTGACCTGAAGTTCTTTGTTACTTCGGTTGCAATTCAGCGGCAAACCGGTGGTGACCTGGCAGAAATCCTTGATCGGATCGGTTACGTGATTCGCGAACGGTTCAAGATCCTTGGTCAGGTCAAGGCACTGACGGCAGAAGGTCGTCTGTCCGGAATTGTGCTGATCGCGATGCCGATTGGTCTGTTCATTATGATGCTGTTCATGAAGCCGGATTATATCTCGCTGCTGTGGACCGATCCGATGGGCGTGCAGATGAGTGTGGGTGCGATTGTGCTGATGCTGATCGGCTCGTACGCCATCAAGAAAATTATTGACATTAAAGTGTAA
- a CDS encoding CpaF family protein produces MSRLQQGLSKLNSMNGSMRGFSATSAPSTSGSGNGKNFDELKKIIHARLVERLDFTRVKDLGSEALRRDIRRVIEHLCDTENPLLNRMEREKLIEEILDETLGFGPLEPLLKDPTISDILVNGPRNVYVERRGKLEKTDINFRDNDHLLQIIDRIVSKVGRRVDETSPLCDARLPDGSRVNAVIPPIALDGASLSIRRFGANPLKLEDLLGYKAMSPEMAMLLEACIKSRLNVVISGGTGCGKTTLLNTLSSFIPGDERIVTIEDAAELQMQQDHVVRLETRPPNIEGKGAVNTRDLVKNALRMRPERIIIGECRGSETLDMLQAMNTGHSGSMTTLHANTVRDAMSRLETMIMMAGFELPIKAMRQQISSAVDLVVQANRLQGGPRKITSITEVMNMEQDVIIMQEIFRYRQMGVDPQGRAFGQFEATGVRPSFVARLEAKGIKLPSNMFTERVLLRD; encoded by the coding sequence ATGTCGAGATTACAACAAGGTTTGTCGAAGCTGAACAGCATGAATGGCAGTATGCGCGGGTTCTCTGCAACCAGTGCACCCTCCACCAGTGGCAGTGGTAACGGCAAAAACTTCGACGAATTGAAAAAAATCATCCACGCCCGCCTGGTGGAACGGCTGGACTTTACGCGGGTGAAGGATCTGGGTTCAGAAGCCCTCCGACGCGATATCCGGCGGGTAATTGAACATCTGTGCGATACGGAAAACCCGCTGCTGAACCGGATGGAGCGGGAAAAGCTGATCGAGGAAATCCTCGATGAGACCCTGGGCTTTGGCCCACTGGAGCCGTTGCTGAAGGATCCGACAATCTCGGATATTCTGGTGAACGGTCCCAGAAATGTGTACGTCGAACGGCGTGGGAAGCTGGAAAAAACCGACATCAATTTTCGCGACAACGACCATTTGTTGCAGATTATTGACCGGATTGTTTCCAAAGTGGGTCGGCGAGTGGATGAAACCAGCCCGTTGTGCGATGCCCGCCTTCCAGATGGTTCGCGGGTGAATGCGGTGATCCCACCGATCGCACTGGATGGTGCGTCGCTGTCGATTCGGCGATTCGGTGCGAATCCGCTGAAACTCGAAGATTTGCTGGGCTATAAGGCAATGTCTCCGGAAATGGCGATGCTGCTCGAAGCCTGCATCAAGTCTCGACTGAACGTGGTAATCTCCGGGGGTACTGGTTGCGGTAAAACCACCCTGCTGAATACACTGTCGAGCTTTATCCCTGGGGATGAGCGAATTGTCACGATCGAAGATGCTGCCGAATTGCAGATGCAGCAGGATCACGTGGTGCGGTTAGAAACCCGCCCACCAAATATTGAAGGGAAAGGTGCGGTGAACACCCGCGACCTGGTGAAGAATGCGTTGCGGATGCGTCCTGAGCGGATCATCATCGGCGAGTGCCGTGGATCCGAAACGCTGGACATGCTTCAGGCCATGAATACCGGTCACTCTGGTTCCATGACCACCCTGCACGCCAACACCGTGCGGGATGCCATGAGCCGACTGGAAACCATGATCATGATGGCGGGATTCGAGTTGCCGATCAAAGCGATGCGGCAACAGATTTCCTCGGCAGTCGATCTGGTGGTTCAGGCAAACCGTCTGCAGGGTGGCCCCAGAAAGATTACCAGCATCACCGAAGTGATGAATATGGAGCAGGATGTCATCATTATGCAGGAAATCTTCCGTTATCGTCAGATGGGTGTCGATCCCCAGGGTCGTGCATTCGGCCAGTTCGAAGCAACGGGAGTTCGGCCTTCGTTTGTCGCCCGGCTGGAAGCCAAAGGAATTAAGTTGCCTTCGAATATGTTCACAGAACGCGTACTACTGAGAGATTAA